The Pirellulales bacterium sequence GCCAGATACAATCCGCTGGCGTTGATGCTCCCCACCGAACCGGGATCCAAAGTCCACATGATCGAGGGCTGCACAAGGAGCGGATTGCCGAATTGATCGAGCGCTACCGCCACAAAGGCCTGCGTTTGGCCGCTGGTCAGGTCGACCAATCCGGGCGTGACCGTAATGCTGGTCAGCGTTTGATTCACGACAACGCTGGTGCTGCTGGTGGTCGACAGTCCGCCGGCATCGGTAATTGTCACCTGGAAACCGTACGTGCCGGCCTTGGTGAAATTGGCTGTAATGGCTTTGGCAGCGTTGGTGCCGTTGGTATTGCCAGAATAGTTCACCGTGGCCGGGGGCGTGCCCGTGGTAACCCAGGTGTACTTCAAGTTCGATTCTCCTCCGTCGTCGGCGCCCTGCACACTCAATGCCGTCGTCAGTCCGCCCACAGGATTGGGATTTCCCCCCGCGGCGATCGACACGGTGGGCGATGTATTCACGTTAATGGTGGCACTACCGTTTTTACCGCCGCTCGTGGCTGTCACCGTATCGCTGCCGGAAGTCAACGGTGCCGTATAGGTGCCGGTGCCATCAACCGTGCCCCGCGACGACGTCCACACGAAGTTGGCCGGCATGACGTTGCCGGACTGATCGCGTGCAGTGGCGGTAAACGTCGCTTGACTGCCGGCTGTAACCGTCGAGTTACTTGGACTGACGGTGATGGACGTCAGGACCGGCGCGCCGGTAATGCTGCTCGTCGGCACCAGATCGATGGCATCGAAAATTTGATAGCCCGAATACAGTGTGCCGGTGGAACCGCTTGTGGAATAAATATCAATGGTGTTGGTTCCTGCTTGCAGCCATCCTGCCGAGAGGTTGAAAATATATACTGCGTTGTCTCCGCGCCAGTTTCCCGTGGTTAGGCCGCGCGAGCCAAGATCACCAACAATGTTTTGCGTGGGGGTGGTATGGCTGCTGTTCACGGTGATATTCGGCCGGCCGTGATCTTCGCGCGTTACCCCGATGCGCAGCGTCAGCAGTGTTGATGCTTGAGTCGAATTCAGGCTGAACGTAAGCCGTATGTCGGTGTCGACATAAGGTGCAGCGGAGGTTTCGGTGTGCCACTCCGCCATGGGAAATGCACTATCGGGATCGGTCCCCACGGTGAAGGTCGTCAGTCCGCTGGAACTCGTCGCCCACGGTGTCATCCGCACGTCGGTTGGATGCATGTAGGTGATTTTATCGGCGTTCAGGAAACCGAGCGGTGTGCCGTCCCAGGTGCCAATGCGAAAAATCGGACTGGCGATCACGGGCGTAGCGATCGTGCCGCCGCTGGGGTTGAGTTCCAAATAGGTGTTCGTATTGACAATGTTCTGCCTCGTTGTCGCGCCGGCAGCAATGGTAACGGAAACTGTCCCGACGGCCAGTTCTCCCTGATATAGCGTTTCGGTATAAGTGCCGGGCATCACGCCGCTGATCGTGTAAGCCCCCGTCACCGGATCGGGCGTGGCCCAATATTGATCGGCGGCGTTGCTTAGCGCCACCGTGGCTTGCAGGCTGCTGGGTACACCGCTGGCGGTGCCGGATAGCGTCCCGCGGCCCGAGGCCCCCGTGTAGCCGGTAATGTACGAACCCACGCCCAGCGAGTCGATGAACGAGTAATCCGGCGCTGCCGGCGGTGTCGCCGGGTCGGTCGTATCGGTCGTCGACGTGGCCATCAGCGCGTAAAAACCCTTGAGACCCGGCCGGTAGGCCTCGGTCTGCGAGTGGCCCGAGAACGTGTACGTGTACAGCTCGTTGTTCTGAAAGTCGATGTCTTTGTAAAACGGCCCGCCGCTGCTGGTTTCCCGGTTGCCAATGTTCATCCACAAGCCGTATAAGGTGCCATTGGAGATGCCGCTGACGCCGTAGGTCTGCGCGTCGATGGCCCGATATTCCCCGTAATACTTCGAAGTCGTTGTGCCGTCGGCGTGACCATAAACGTCGCTGCTTTCAATTGCCCCAGTGCTGCCGGCATTGTTCGATGGGGCGGGAATGTTGGTCAGCAGCGTGGTGCTCGTGTAGTCGATGAACCGCATTTCGCCTGGGTCCGGAGAGTTAGGCCCCGGCGAATAGGTCGCCATGTAAATGTTGTTGTATCCTTTGCGGCCCAGGTAATACTGGATGACCGGTGCAGTAGCGAAAGTGCTGTCGTTGCAGGTGATCAAAATCCACTGGCCATTTGGATCGACAGTGGCCGTCACCATAGTGCTGCTGTCCAGGCCCGATTCGTAGTGCGAATAACGGCTGGAGGTCGAGTACGGCGCTTCCAATTGCGTGCCATTGAGCGTCATCGACGTCAGATCGCCAACATCGGCATTACTGGCGGTCGTTCGTGAAATCGAAAATACCAGTCCCGCGCCCGTATCGACCGTGTATAGATTCGTGCTGGTCGTCAGGCCGAAGGCCAATAGATCGCGCCGCTCCAAACATTCCACGGCCGTGCGACGGCTGAACAGCGGATTACGGCGCGCGCTACCAGCATTACGCAGACTTCGCGGCCGCAGCATAGCATCGTCCCCTTCCGTTCCCCATGCCGACCGCCAGCCCCTGCGGTCCAGCTTCTTCCCCCAGCAAACGCACTGCCTGATGGGCAGATTAGCGACAGGCCCCAGCCCTCAATATATTTTTTCGCCCAGCGCAGGTCAAGAAAAATCGGCCACTGGGGAGTGTCGTAATTCGAAATGTAGTGGCGTCTGCCCCCAGATGCTTGTAGCAATTCTCGAATAGAACGGGGTGGCTAGGGTCGAACGCAGCGAGCCCCCAGATTCCCTGGAGGAGACCAAATCGCTATTGATTCTCTGCCAGCAAGCCATCGATTTTCTTGACGAGGTCATGCTCCAGCGTGGGCGACCAACCGACGTGGACGCCGCGGATTTTGCCCGCCTGATCGATCATAATCAGCGTCGGAAAACCGTGAACTTTGAATTTTTCAGGCAAGCCTTCCGCCTTTAAATTCGTGTAATT is a genomic window containing:
- a CDS encoding rhamnogalacturonan lyase B N-terminal domain-containing protein, giving the protein MLRPRSLRNAGSARRNPLFSRRTAVECLERRDLLAFGLTTSTNLYTVDTGAGLVFSISRTTASNADVGDLTSMTLNGTQLEAPYSTSSRYSHYESGLDSSTMVTATVDPNGQWILITCNDSTFATAPVIQYYLGRKGYNNIYMATYSPGPNSPDPGEMRFIDYTSTTLLTNIPAPSNNAGSTGAIESSDVYGHADGTTTSKYYGEYRAIDAQTYGVSGISNGTLYGLWMNIGNRETSSGGPFYKDIDFQNNELYTYTFSGHSQTEAYRPGLKGFYALMATSTTDTTDPATPPAAPDYSFIDSLGVGSYITGYTGASGRGTLSGTASGVPSSLQATVALSNAADQYWATPDPVTGAYTISGVMPGTYTETLYQGELAVGTVSVTIAAGATTRQNIVNTNTYLELNPSGGTIATPVIASPIFRIGTWDGTPLGFLNADKITYMHPTDVRMTPWATSSSGLTTFTVGTDPDSAFPMAEWHTETSAAPYVDTDIRLTFSLNSTQASTLLTLRIGVTREDHGRPNITVNSSHTTPTQNIVGDLGSRGLTTGNWRGDNAVYIFNLSAGWLQAGTNTIDIYSTSGSTGTLYSGYQIFDAIDLVPTSSITGAPVLTSITVSPSNSTVTAGSQATFTATARDQSGNVMPANFVWTSSRGTVDGTGTYTAPLTSGSDTVTATSGGKNGSATINVNTSPTVSIAAGGNPNPVGGLTTALSVQGADDGGESNLKYTWVTTGTPPATVNYSGNTNGTNAAKAITANFTKAGTYGFQVTITDAGGLSTTSSTSVVVNQTLTSITVTPGLVDLTSGQTQAFVAVALDQFGNPLLVQPSIMWTLDPGSVGSINASGLYLAPLSPVGSATARATSGAVSGTAAVVVAYLKGDVDLDGYRDAADVISLMRALSDLTAYQTNNHLSDDDLLAIADVNGDGSVTNADLQALQTLLRSGSSGGSGNLTEAGVPASSTSAASSVASGNVGDTSSAGADNPSAATIVVVNPSTLPVVDSAVVDTSAVDLPAAALPAEGLPAAANESSAVTLLSSSVVINSDLNSSGNDLPAAPTASGLEGHRVPSEWLGQSSGVGAGVDFGFVAASTPHANGLVLSAAVKPEVVKSDSADQWYAVNLDWLTPTLENSHRTRQSQGQTELDWRHPWLDEAWFAGLSADEG